One genomic window of Micropterus dolomieu isolate WLL.071019.BEF.003 ecotype Adirondacks linkage group LG14, ASM2129224v1, whole genome shotgun sequence includes the following:
- the hexdc gene encoding hexosaminidase D, whose product MTCPPWPKGKKLVHLDLKGAPPRVEYLHKLIELFSQLGVDGLLVEYEDMFPYEGELKLLQATAQPAYSREELLSMQEFAKSKGMEVIPLVQTFGHMEFVLKHRPMWSLREVPYCVGTLNPHREEGVRLVMEMLRQVVKLHPGLNTLHIGADEVYILGEGEESKQWLGLPGRTVEQLFLSHVTKVAKAIKATWPHMTIIMWDDMMRSMSQDTLKDSGLVGLVQPMLWDYTPNLDVDKTVSLLEKYCSAGMSDLWAASSFKGSTNVYTCVPSTQRHVDNHLQWLKVAASLSAGINLQGIALTGWQRYDHLSVLCELMSVALPSLAACLQTLVHGELSAEAQSKVTETLGISSVEVEAMARTSADESLFPGRRLAELTVELNSLLNSEDIRMFENDMFVRGWFSPYHRKRKMVTPLITMQIHSQASAYLTTLQEKVEAVRKEMVRLYPNSTAQEWIEEHVSPVMAPLQKITEDIRACVKEMVP is encoded by the exons ATGACGTGTCCACCTTGGCCTAAAGGAAAGAAACTGGTTCACCTGGATTTGAAAGGTGCACCCCCAAGGGTAGAATACCTTCACAAG CTGATCGAGCTGTTCTCTCAGCTGGGAGTCGACGGCCTGTTGGTGGAGTACGAGGACATGTTTCCTTATGAGGGGgagctgaagctgctgcaggCCACAGCACAGCCTGCTTACAG CCGAGAGGAGTTACTGTCTATGCAGGAGTTTGCCAAATCTAAGGGCATGGAGGTGATCCCGCTTGTTCAGACATTTGGTCACATGGAG TTTGTGCTGAAGCATCGGCCCATGTGGAGCCTGAGAGAGGTGCCATATTGTGTGGGTACCCTGAATCCCCACAGAGAAGAGGGGGTGAGGCTGGTGATGGAGATGCTGAGGCAGGTGGTGAAGCTGCATCCCGGCCTGAACACACTGCACATTGGAGCAGATGAG GTGTACATCCTCGGCGAGGGGGAGGAGTCCAAACAGTGGTTGGGCTTACCAGGACGCACAGTGGAGCAGCTTTTCCTGAGTCATGTGACCAAGGTGGCCAAGGCCATCAAGGCGACATGGCCTCACATGACCATCATAATGTGGGATGATATGATGAGAAGCATGAGCCAGGACACACTAAAAG ATAGCGGTCTAGTGGGACTCGTCCAGCCCATGTTGTGGGACTACACCCCTAATCTGGATGTGGACAAAACTG TGTCTCTGCTGGAGAAGTACTGCAGTGCCGGTATGTCAGACCTGTGGGCAGCGAGCTCCTTCAAAGGCTCCACCAACGTTTACACCTGTGTGCCCAGCACACAGAGGCATGTGGATAATCACCTGCAGTGGCTGAAGGTGGCTGCTTCTTTATCTGCTGGTATAAACCTACAGGGCATCGCCCTCACAGGCTGGCAAAG GTATGACCACCTGTCAGTGCTGTGTGAGCTGATGTCTGTGGCTCTTCCATCACTAGCAGCCTGTCTCCAGACACTCGTCCATGGAGAGCTCAGTGCTGAGGCTCAAAGCAAAGTAACTGAGACGCTGGGTATTTCCTCAGTGGAGGTAGAGGCCATGGCGAG GACTTCTGCAGACGAATCGCTGTTCCCAGGAAGGAGGCTGGCTGAGTTAACTGTGGAGCTTAATTCACTGCTGAACTCAGAGGACATTCGAATGTTTGAGAACGACAT GTTTGTAAGAGGATGGTTCAGCCCCTACCACCGAAAGAGGAAGATGGTAACCCCTCTGATCACCATGCAGATTCACAGCCAAGCATCAGC GTATTTGACTACATTACAAGAGAAGGTGGAGGCCGTGAGAAAAGAGATGGTGCGTCTTTACCCAAATTCAACAGCCCAGGAGTGGATAGAGGAACACGTCAGCCCAGTAATGGCTCCTTTACAGAAGATAACAGAGGACATCAGAGCCTGTGTGAAGGAGATGGTGCCATAA
- the uts2r2 gene encoding urotensin-2 receptor 2 isoform X2, protein MALLRLRNPQGSNATEIEKKIKRGNALRQGSAWRGYRGPAALVLVALSVFGTAMWLYVTSLDSDVTETLVSQSEMVAPQPRVYTVQCSEDYDSYKRYPGCTPQKCGRAVTDNMVTRQEAQVLRRLAERGLALAGSEGGASILDLHSGALSMGKQFVNIYRYFGDQIRDVFTQEDFQLYRDVRGRIQAVIAETFGLDPSLMYLTKPTFFSRINSTAAKTQHDEYWHPHIDKVTYGSFDYTSLLYLSDYGSDFTGGRFIFMDQNGNRTVEPRAVQPLARLTTS, encoded by the exons ATGGCGCTGCTGCGACTGAGAAATCCGCAGGGTTCAAATGCCACTGAAATAGAGAAGAAAATTAAAAG AGGTAATGCGCTGCGGCAGGGATCTGCATGGAGGGGTTACAGGGGGCCTGCAGCCTTGGTGCTGGTCGCTCTGTCTGTGTTCGGGACGGCTATGTGGCTGTACGTGACCTCTCTGGACAGTGACGTCACAGAAACACTGGTCAGCCAGAGTGAGATGGTCGCTCCCCAGCCCAGAGTCTACACCGTCCAGTGCTCCGAAGACTATGACAGCTATAAACGCTATCCAG GATGCACCCCTCAGAAGTGTGGCCGCGCTGTCACAGACAACATGGTGACGAGGCAGGAGGCTCAGGTCCTCAGGAG GCTGGCTGAGAGAGGGCTGGCGTTGGCTGGGTCAGAGGGAGGA GCTTCCATACTGGACCTGCACTCTGGAGCGTTGTCGATGGGAAAACAGTTTGTCAACATCTACAG GTATTTTGGGGATCAGATCAGAGACGTGTTCACACAAGAGGACTTCCAGCTTTATAG AGATGTACGTGGGCGAATCCAGGCAGTTATTGCCGAGACGTTTGGTTTGGACCCGTCTCTCATGTACCTCACCAAGCCCACCTTCTTCTCCAGAATCAACAGCACGGCAGCCAAGACCCAACACGACGAGTACTGGCACCCGCACATAGATAAG GTGACTTATGGCTCTTTTGACTACACCTCCCTCCTGTACCTGTCTGACTACGGCTCTGACTTCACCGGAGGAAGATTTATCTTCATGGACCAAAATGGCAACCGAACAGTGGAACCACGTGCAG TCCAGCCCTTAGCTAGGTTAACCACGTCCTGA
- the uts2r2 gene encoding urotensin-2 receptor 2 isoform X1, producing the protein MALLRLRNPQGSNATEIEKKIKRGNALRQGSAWRGYRGPAALVLVALSVFGTAMWLYVTSLDSDVTETLVSQSEMVAPQPRVYTVQCSEDYDSYKRYPGCTPQKCGRAVTDNMVTRQEAQVLRRLAERGLALAGSEGGASILDLHSGALSMGKQFVNIYRYFGDQIRDVFTQEDFQLYRDVRGRIQAVIAETFGLDPSLMYLTKPTFFSRINSTAAKTQHDEYWHPHIDKVTYGSFDYTSLLYLSDYGSDFTGGRFIFMDQNGNRTVEPRAGRVSFFSSGSENLHRVEKVTWGTRYAITVSFTCDPAHAISDPALP; encoded by the exons ATGGCGCTGCTGCGACTGAGAAATCCGCAGGGTTCAAATGCCACTGAAATAGAGAAGAAAATTAAAAG AGGTAATGCGCTGCGGCAGGGATCTGCATGGAGGGGTTACAGGGGGCCTGCAGCCTTGGTGCTGGTCGCTCTGTCTGTGTTCGGGACGGCTATGTGGCTGTACGTGACCTCTCTGGACAGTGACGTCACAGAAACACTGGTCAGCCAGAGTGAGATGGTCGCTCCCCAGCCCAGAGTCTACACCGTCCAGTGCTCCGAAGACTATGACAGCTATAAACGCTATCCAG GATGCACCCCTCAGAAGTGTGGCCGCGCTGTCACAGACAACATGGTGACGAGGCAGGAGGCTCAGGTCCTCAGGAG GCTGGCTGAGAGAGGGCTGGCGTTGGCTGGGTCAGAGGGAGGA GCTTCCATACTGGACCTGCACTCTGGAGCGTTGTCGATGGGAAAACAGTTTGTCAACATCTACAG GTATTTTGGGGATCAGATCAGAGACGTGTTCACACAAGAGGACTTCCAGCTTTATAG AGATGTACGTGGGCGAATCCAGGCAGTTATTGCCGAGACGTTTGGTTTGGACCCGTCTCTCATGTACCTCACCAAGCCCACCTTCTTCTCCAGAATCAACAGCACGGCAGCCAAGACCCAACACGACGAGTACTGGCACCCGCACATAGATAAG GTGACTTATGGCTCTTTTGACTACACCTCCCTCCTGTACCTGTCTGACTACGGCTCTGACTTCACCGGAGGAAGATTTATCTTCATGGACCAAAATGGCAACCGAACAGTGGAACCACGTGCAG GACGagtctctttcttctcctccggGTCGGAGAACCTCCACCGCGTGGAGAAGGTGACATGGGGGACACGCTACGCCATCACAGTGTCCTTCACCTGCGACCCTGCACACGCCATCTCGGACCCTGCCCTGCCTTGA